The window GGCAAGTCGACGGGAGTAGGGGTGGACAAGACGGGCGTGGAGATCATCGATCATACCGGAGACACGGGGCTGCGCGGCACGGCCGCCACCCTGCCGGAACTGCTGTCGGCCATGGCGTCCGCCCTGACGCGGCTGATCTGTCCCCATGGCGAGATCCGGGAACTGGTCGCGCGGGAGGTCGAGGTGACGGGTGGCGACGCCGCCGCGCTGCTGGTGCGCTGGCTGGGGGAAGTCCTCTATCTTTCCGAGACCCACGGCGAGCTCTACGGCGCGGCCGTGATCTCGAGCCTCGAACGTCCGGACGCCGGATCCTGGCGCCTGCGCGCCCGGTTGCAGGGCGAGCCGTTCGATCCCGCGCGCCATCGGGACCTCAATGAGGTCAAGGCAGTGACCTACCATCTGGCGCGCGCGGACGAGGGCCCGGACGGGTGGACGGGACAGGTGATCCTCGACATCTGAGGAG of the bacterium genome contains:
- a CDS encoding archease, producing MDKTGVEIIDHTGDTGLRGTAATLPELLSAMASALTRLICPHGEIRELVAREVEVTGGDAAALLVRWLGEVLYLSETHGELYGAAVISSLERPDAGSWRLRARLQGEPFDPARHRDLNEVKAVTYHLARADEGPDGWTGQVILDI